The Musa acuminata AAA Group cultivar baxijiao chromosome BXJ2-5, Cavendish_Baxijiao_AAA, whole genome shotgun sequence genomic interval TGGTGCTGTCAAGAAAGACTCCTCCCTCTGTCAAAGGAATCAATGTATGTCTGACAAGAATTGCAAGAAAATTAGAGTTCTATTGTAGGTTTTAGTGATGTTTTGTGTTGTTTGTGTAGGATGCCTGTAGGTACTTCCTTGTGGAGAGTGGCTTCGCATTATTTGTGGCATTGCTCATCAACATAGCTGTTGTGTCTGTCTCTGGAACTGTGTGTGCTGCTGATAACCTCTCTTCTGATGATTCTGATAGATGCAGTGATCTTACCCTCAACTCAGCCTCTTTTTTGCTCAAGGTTTGTCCTTTCAAATTAAAAACAGTTCTTGTTCTGTGCCACCAAAGTGAAATAGAAAAACACTGACAAAAATCAACACATGTTGAGATGCTTTTTCATGACCATTCATCAAAATCTATGTTCACCTCAGAATGTTTTGGGGAAGTCAAGCTCAATAGTGTATGGGATTGCATTGCTGGCCTCTGGACAAAGCTCCACAATAACAGGAACATATGCTGGCCAGTACATCATGCAGGTAAACATCATGGCACTAATTTGAAtacaaatatgatttttttttatagttttttgATCCATAATCCAATATGCAGGGCTTCTTAGACATCAAGATGAGAATGTGGCTTCAAAACCTCATGACAAGATGCGTTGCTATAGGTCCCAGCCTCATTGTCTCCATCATTGGAGGCTCTGCTGGAGCAGGAAAACTCATAATCATAGCATCGGTACCCTCAACTTTACTTCATTTTTGTCATGTTTTCACTGAAGACAAAGTATTTTCTTTACCATGAACTCTGACATTCCATCAAATCTACCAAATTGTGCAGATGATACTATCCTTCGAGCTGCCATTTGCTCTCATCCCTCTTCTCAAATTCAGCAGCAGTCAAACAAAGATGGGACCTCACAAGAACTCAATCTATGTGAGTACCTCTCTTTGCTGATCCAATATATACATCAAGCTGCTGCAACTTATAATCCAAACGCAGGTCATCGTGGTTTCCTGGGTTCTTGGTTTCGGTATCATAGGGATCAACATCTACTTCCTAAGTACAAGCTTCGTGGACTGGATCATCCATAGCAGTCTACCAAAGGCAGTCACAATTCTCGTCGGCATCGTCGTCTTCCCCTTCATGGCTGTCTACATCCTTGCCATCATCTACTTGACCTTCAGAAAGGATACTGCAGTGACATTTATCGATAAGTCTGATTCATCACAGATAGAGATGGAGAATGGTATGCGCCGTTCCGACGGTAATAGGGGAACTGAAGTTGTGCCATACAGAGTGGATCTTGCTGACATCCCTCTCCCAGACTAAATCTTTGAAGTTGATTGCCCAAGAAAGCTTTATGTAGTGTTATACTTGCAGTTGCATCAGCTAAAATAAGTAGAATTATGGCTCTTAGAGTTATAACTCTTTTGTTTGGTTAACTTGTCATTTTGTACCATATGTGGCtcaaaaggagagattgttgaatatggTTATGTGTTTCTTTTAGTCTTGATGGAATTATATTTTGTCAAACTCAAGAACATGCAACAATTACAACATAGTTTGTAATATTCGGGGGATGGTTCCATATTAGTCATATGATGTTAAGCTATTGATATCAAGGTATCGACTACATAACGTCGAGTTGTCAATCACATAATATTAGAATATCGATTACGTTACCAAtacataataattatattatactaaaatattaaatatgaaaCTTGAGGTCTTACATCGATAGTATTCTTCATTCTTTCCAACATAATATCCTTCATTCTTTAGAGATTTTTGGTGCCCCTATTATGTATCATTATCTTATTTATACTGATGagcataattataatattaatttagAGATTTATTGTGTTAATAGTATAATTttacataattaaaatattacatattatttaaaatttagatattcaACAAGGCTTTGTTTCTTTCCATCCTCAGACCACGTGCAAGACACGTGAATATAATTTAGATTTCCAACACGGGTCTGCTTTATTCTTTCCGCCGAGCACGTGCAAGACACGTGTCCAAGACCTAGTATATTAGACGGCGAACACAGGTCTTGAGGGTGCGGAAGGGGTAGAACAGACGAGCCATGGCGTCCTCCTCGCTGGCAGCAGCAGAGGTGGCGATGAGATCCGGCGATGGAGTGGAGGGGGTGGAGGAGATGACCCTGACGGTGCGGTGGAGCGGGAAGGAGTACACCGTGAGGGTGTGCGGAGACGACAGCGTGGCGGAACTGAAGCGCCGCATctgcgaggtcaccaacgtcctccCCAAGCGCCAGAAGCTACTGTATCCCAAAATCTCCGCCAAGCTCAGTGACGATTCCGTCCTCCTCTCCCAGCTTAATCTCAAACCCTCCGTCAAGATGACCATGATCGGGTCCGTCCCCCTGACATAACCCTATCGCTTGCATGAGTCGTTGGTGGCACGTGTCCATTTTTGCCTCTCTGTTTGTCTGAGTATCATTAGTTCTCTGCAAAAGATACAATTTAGGTATTTGTGGTGTTTTGATTGCATCAAGTCGAATTTCGTTATAGTTCACAGATTATCTCATAGAAGTAGGTGCCACAGCATGATATTAAGTAGGCAACGTTATGAGAGGGTCTAAAGATGTTATCTTGTGATGTCTTGCCAAGGCCATCCTGTATGCATTTGTTACTTATAATTGACAAGGAAGAATTATTAAAAGAAGTAAGATAAAGGTTATTAACAAGTTTGAATAACATCTAATTTCACCAAATCTGTTGTTTTATTAATCTCAACAACCCATTGCACTCATTCTATCTATGAGCACATAGGAGAACGTTTGTTCTTGATGTAAAAGCAGGTTTTGGAAGGCAATATATGAGGGGATTATTTAAGCCATATAACTTTTGAGCTGACTACTTATTGGTCACTCATCCTCTAGCCCATGAACTTGGTATTTTATCCGTTGGCAAATTCAAACGTATTTTGGTCAAAAAATTTTCTTAGTAGATGTATTACACAACAATTGCTGAAAGAAGAGGCGATGCTATGTAAGATGATTGTTCATATCTAAATAAGACCTTTGAGTTTGCCAACCAAAAAGACTGAATTGTGCTCTGGCATTCTTGGTTGGCCTAATGACTGTATTGAGTGCATCAACACTCGGTGCCGTTGATATGATTCTTATACTGTACAATTATAGAAGATATTGGTATGGTTACAATCTGATATATCAACCCTGAGGTGGTAGGATTAGTTGGAACATTATTCTGGATTGTGATACATATTGAGCCACTTTTGCTAGTCATATTATATAGGATATTTGATCTTACAATAACTGTGCATCTAATTGAGTCAATAGTACTGCTATTACAATATCTAGAAGCTATAATTCATTGACGTTTTTCCAAGACTATTTAGTGCTTCTGTTTCTTAACTCTTCTTGTAAGATTATAATGTAGGAACATGATGGTATCTTATATATCTTTATATGGtttatgttaaaaaaaatcaacaataaCATGAGATTAGATCCCCATTTTTGACGTTCTAAACAACATAATAGACTAATCCAAGATATAGATGTATTCTGAATCAGGAACAGGGGATCGGAGTTATGATTCTAATGGGTTAGACGGATTCTGGTAACTATGTTAGATTTCCTTGATTTTGATGAACATGTATTCTGAAATCCCAAAAATATTTTTTGGCCTTGGTGAAATAATCCTTCAAATTTTTATTGTTTCTCTCCTATAATCAAGTTTGAACTTTGGAAAATGTAATATTTAGAATTACACTGCTCATTGATGGATGGTAAACACTAGTTGACGCTATCATGTTAACCATATACTTGATTATCTATCAACTAtggatattctttttttttttaaagagagAAACTTTGGGTTTACATTTCATGATATATCTTGTTATTGATCAAAGTATATTGAGAATCTTGCAGTTGTTCTAACACCTGTTGACACTATACAGTACTGTTGAAGATGACATTATTGTGGACCAAGCGGACTCCCCAGAGATTGTGGATGATTTTGAACTTGGTCATGATGAAGTCATTGACATCAAAGATAAATTTGTAAACAAACAGAAATTATTGCGAAGAATCTCTCAGCATAAGGTCAGTTGTTGGTGTACCTTGCAAGAAGTTCTGGCATTCCCATCTACTATCCCATCTACTATAATGGTCATTAGTTTCTATCGTCTTATATTTTTCCATCTAGCTATCTATTTGAATTTAAATTCTTTGGCTAAATTACAAGGTTTCCAAtagcatatatattatttaaagtaACAAAGTAATAAGTTCACATAGAGAAAGTGCATTGGTAAATCAATGCAATAAAGCATTTCTGAACAAACACATAAACAGTAAGCTATGACTTCGTTATATGTTTACTAATTGACTGTATATGGAAAAGGAAGTTGGAACTCCTGGGTACATTAAGGTGCCAATGTTGGATCATAACAGGGAAGTCTGAAGAAATGTggaaaacaattttttttggcTGAAAAACAAACTGAAAGTTCAAGATAGATTTAAAAGGCTATTTCACAATGCTTTCTGGGTTCAACTTGTAGCGAACTGAAAGATATCAAAATTGACCATTTTTGATATTTTAGCCTAAAAACAACCTGACTGGAACTGAAATTGAAAACTATGAGTCTTACATTTTGTGTGATGGCATCTGAGAATTATTCTGCCATTCATCTACTACCTAGCACTTTTAATTTTGTA includes:
- the LOC103986381 gene encoding metal transporter Nramp5 encodes the protein MEVSGEGREIRRDGGHGRGSRRVAATEDEIDGMHAAKALSAENTDVNEEKSCSQPQEQKHGWKKFLAHVGPGFLVSLAYLDPGNLETDLQAGANHKYELLWVILIGLVFALIIQSLAANLGVTTGKHLAELCKAEYPRFVKYCLWVVAELAVIAADIPEVIGTAFALNILFHIPLWAGVLITGLSTLLLLGLQRYGVRKLELLISILVFIMAACYFGELSYVKPPASEVMKGLFVPKLNGKSATSDAIALLGALVMPHNLFLHSALVLSRKTPPSVKGINDACRYFLVESGFALFVALLINIAVVSVSGTVCAADNLSSDDSDRCSDLTLNSASFLLKNVLGKSSSIVYGIALLASGQSSTITGTYAGQYIMQGFLDIKMRMWLQNLMTRCVAIGPSLIVSIIGGSAGAGKLIIIASMILSFELPFALIPLLKFSSSQTKMGPHKNSIYVIVVSWVLGFGIIGINIYFLSTSFVDWIIHSSLPKAVTILVGIVVFPFMAVYILAIIYLTFRKDTAVTFIDKSDSSQIEMENGMRRSDGNRGTEVVPYRVDLADIPLPD